TGCCGTACGCGCCTCGCCCCGCCCTGAAACAACGATGTGGGGAAACGACAACCACGTCTCCAGCGTGAAGCCCTGCGCCGCAGCATGATCCTCGCGCATGGCCACCACATAGGCCTCCTTGCTCGCAGGCTGGCAGCACAGATCGTCATCGTCTGTCTCGAACACCGAGACGGCAATGTCCGTCGATCCGTCCTTCAGCGCGCGCCGGGCATCCGCAGCACCGGCCCACGGCTGGAGGACGATGTCGATCCCCGGGGCCGACCCAGCAAGATCGGCAAGCAGTGGCTCGAGGACGAGCAACGCAGAAAGGTCGGCCATCGTGAGTCTCAGCGTTGCCTTGAGCTCTTGAATGGGCACCACCGGAGGCGCGATGATCTTCGTGGTTGCGGCGAGAAGTTCCTTGAGCGGCTGCCTCAGGCTCTCGGCTTTGGGTGTGGGGCGCATCGTTCCCCGGCTCCGCTCGAACAGCGCGTCGCGGAAAAGGTGACGGCACCGCTGGAGCGCAGCGGACATCGCCGGCTGCGAGAGCCCCACGCGCTCGGCCGCGCGCCCGACGTGCTGTTCGTCAAGAAGGACGTCGAGGATGACGAGCAGGTTCATGTCGATTGAACGTAAATTCATATGATCGATAATAAGACAGAACCAATATCGATTGGAAGGATCGATTGCGGCCGGCCATATGCGACCCGTCATTAGCGGACACGAGGCGAGCTGAACCAATGCACGACGAACTCAGGCCAACCGTTACGCAGATCCTGCTCTTCCATCCGGATTCCGAGCGATCGAAGGTCAATGCAGCCCTGGCGCGGGCGGCGGTGGGACTGCATCATGTCGCGATTGCCGACATGGCCGCCCTTTACCCGGCAGGGCTCGCAATGGAGCGCGACAGTGCACGAGAGGCATCGCGGCTTCTCGGCGCAGACCGCATCGTGCTCCAGTTTCCGATGCAATGGTATTCGACGCCTGCATTGCTGAAGCAGTGGCAGGACATCGTCCTGACCCGGATGGCCTATATGAACTGGGACACTGAAGGCGCAAGGCTCGCCGGCAAGCCTCTGATGGTCGCTGCGACCATGGGTGCCGGGGAGGTCACATACCGGCCAGACGGACGCAACCGTTTCACCGTCGCCGAGCTTCTGGCTCCTCTGGAAGCCTCTGCGAATCGCTTCGCAATGGACTGGCAAGATCCCTTTCTCGTGTTTGGCGCAGACGCCGTGCGCGGGGATGATCTTGCCGAAGCCGGTCACACCTACACTCGCGCACTGTCACGCCTGGCATCACTGCCACTCGCTATCCGGCCAAACGGATCCGGCTCTGGCGGTAGTGAGGACAGCCGCGCGGCCTGAACGAGCCGGACCAGTCAGGCGACGACCCGGAGCACGCTCCGCCAAAAGGAAAAAATGCAATGAACAATCTGATCGACCTCGCGCGGCTCATTCCGACGCCGGAGCCGGTCCTCACTGCGTCCTTCAGCCCGGTGTCCTTACCGATGCCCGGGCGCCCGCAACCGTTGCAGCTGCGCGTCACCGCGCCCGTTCATGGCGATGCCCTGCCAATCGTTCTGCTGTCACATGGCCACGGACCTTCGCTCTATCTTCCCTCGAAGGATGGCTATGGTCCGATTACCAACTTTCTGGCCGAGCGCGGCTTCGTCGTCATCCAGCCCACGCAGGCCAACAGCAAGGTGGGCGGATTGCCCCGCGATCTGCCCGGCGCTCCTCTGTTCTGGCGCGAGCGAGCAGAGGAACTGACCGCTATTCTGGATGGGCTGAGCGCCATTGAAACGGCGCTGCCCCTTCTGAGGGGCCGCCTGGATTACGAGAAAATCGGTGCCGTGGGCCATTCGCTCGGCGGCCACACGGTTGCCTTGCTGCTTGGCATGCGGGTCACGATCAACGGAGCCGAGGTCGACTTGCGCGATCCCCGGATCAAGGCTGGCGTGCTGCTGGCAGCGCCCGGTGCAGGCGGCGACAATCTCAGCGAGAACGGCAAGACCTATGGCCCGGCATTCTCTCCCGACTTTGCCAATCTGGCCACTCGCACCCTCGTCGTCTTCGGCGACAGGGACGTGAGCCCTCATCTGACCGTCCGCGGTGCCGACTGGCACGCTGACCCTTACCATCTCAGCCCGGGTGCCGAGGCGCTGCTGACGGTCGCCGGCGGCAGGCATGGCCTCGGCGGTATCGCCGGATATGATGCGAAGGAGACCGATGATGAGGGCCCGGACCGGCTCGAGCTGACCCGGCGCATGGTCTGGTCCTATCTGCGCTCCGCGCTGATTGAAGATGACCATGCCTGGGAAGACGCCTGTGCCGCCCTTGATGGTCCGGCTGGCGCACTGGGCCGTATCGACCGCAAGGACCGGAAAGCAGCCTGAGGGCGAAGCTTGCTCAACTGATCCCGCTGACATCCGCACGCGGCGGCGCGCCGAACAAGCGGCGATACTCGCGGCTGAACTGCGAAGGGCTGTCATAGCCCACGGCAAATCCGGCAGAGCCGGCGCCCACCCCCTCGGCAATCATCAACTGGCGCGCTTCCTGAAGGCGCAACTGCTTCTGAAACTGCAAAGGCGTCAGCCCGGTGATCCGCTTGAAGTGATGGTGCAGCGAGGAAACGCTCATCCGCGCCGCACCGGCAATGTCGCAAATACGAAGCTGTTCACGCGAGTGGCGGCGGATCCAGCCGATGGCGCGGCTCACTTGGCCCAGATGGCTGTCACCCGAGGCTGCGTGGCGAAGCATCTCACCCTGAGGTCCAGTGATGAGATGGTAGAGGATTTCGCGCTGCACCAGCGGAGCGAGCACAGGGATCGAATGAGGCCGGTCAATCAGACGCAGCAGGCGGGATGCGGCATCCAGCAGATCAGGGCCGGTGGGGTGCACTGCAAGCGGAGGGGGATCGCCCGGCAGCAAGGCGGTGCCATCGGCCGTGATCAGATCGGCAAGAACGGACTGATCGAGGTCGATCTTGCAACACAGGTAAGGATCATCGGGGGCAGCGGACATGACCTGACCGATCAGCGCAAGGTCCACCGAGGCGACGAGACAGTGTGAAGGATCGTAATGCAGCATCCGCGCGCCAAGGGACACGGTCTTCGCACCCCGAGCGATAATGCAAAGCGACGGCTCGTAGACCGTTGGCATGGGCATGCCCGGAGCATCGGCACGGATCAGCGATAATCCCGGCACAGGTGTTTCGAACACCCCGGGCTGCGGCGTGTGCCGGGCAATGATTTGCGCGAGTTCCGGAGTATCGGACATGGGGATCTCGTCGCCGATCGCGGGATCGCACGCAAGCAAAAGCACGGAAGATTTGGAGGATCGTGCAAGCATTGCGGACGATCGGGCTAACGCTGTGAGAGCGGTTCGGGCAGCTTGAACGCAACGGAAAGAAGGAACGAATGATGGCTCAAATACGCAACAGGACGATCCTCATCACCGGTGCATCGAGCGGAATTGGCGAAGCCACTGCGCGCGAACTCGCACCTGGCGGCGCCAATCTGTTTCTGGGCGCGCGGCGAACCGACCGACTTTCTGCGTTGGCGGAGGAGCTTGGCGAGCGGGCCGGGTGGTGCGCTC
This DNA window, taken from Porphyrobacter sp. ULC335, encodes the following:
- a CDS encoding LysR family transcriptional regulator produces the protein MNLLVILDVLLDEQHVGRAAERVGLSQPAMSAALQRCRHLFRDALFERSRGTMRPTPKAESLRQPLKELLAATTKIIAPPVVPIQELKATLRLTMADLSALLVLEPLLADLAGSAPGIDIVLQPWAGAADARRALKDGSTDIAVSVFETDDDDLCCQPASKEAYVVAMREDHAAAQGFTLETWLSFPHIVVSGRGEARTALDSELAARGLRRRIGVVVPTFGMVVPLLRCTSMIGMVPEKLVRRTSGLALFQPPVAVPNISLSLGWHRRRENDSALRHVADRLAAHLG
- a CDS encoding NAD(P)H-dependent oxidoreductase; translated protein: MHDELRPTVTQILLFHPDSERSKVNAALARAAVGLHHVAIADMAALYPAGLAMERDSAREASRLLGADRIVLQFPMQWYSTPALLKQWQDIVLTRMAYMNWDTEGARLAGKPLMVAATMGAGEVTYRPDGRNRFTVAELLAPLEASANRFAMDWQDPFLVFGADAVRGDDLAEAGHTYTRALSRLASLPLAIRPNGSGSGGSEDSRAA
- a CDS encoding alpha/beta hydrolase family protein; translated protein: MNNLIDLARLIPTPEPVLTASFSPVSLPMPGRPQPLQLRVTAPVHGDALPIVLLSHGHGPSLYLPSKDGYGPITNFLAERGFVVIQPTQANSKVGGLPRDLPGAPLFWRERAEELTAILDGLSAIETALPLLRGRLDYEKIGAVGHSLGGHTVALLLGMRVTINGAEVDLRDPRIKAGVLLAAPGAGGDNLSENGKTYGPAFSPDFANLATRTLVVFGDRDVSPHLTVRGADWHADPYHLSPGAEALLTVAGGRHGLGGIAGYDAKETDDEGPDRLELTRRMVWSYLRSALIEDDHAWEDACAALDGPAGALGRIDRKDRKAA
- a CDS encoding AraC family transcriptional regulator is translated as MSDTPELAQIIARHTPQPGVFETPVPGLSLIRADAPGMPMPTVYEPSLCIIARGAKTVSLGARMLHYDPSHCLVASVDLALIGQVMSAAPDDPYLCCKIDLDQSVLADLITADGTALLPGDPPPLAVHPTGPDLLDAASRLLRLIDRPHSIPVLAPLVQREILYHLITGPQGEMLRHAASGDSHLGQVSRAIGWIRRHSREQLRICDIAGAARMSVSSLHHHFKRITGLTPLQFQKQLRLQEARQLMIAEGVGAGSAGFAVGYDSPSQFSREYRRLFGAPPRADVSGIS